From the Papaver somniferum cultivar HN1 chromosome 2, ASM357369v1, whole genome shotgun sequence genome, the window CTTCTAGGAGCTTAACTTGTTCATCGATCATTGAAGGTTCTCGAAATATTTTCAACCCATCCAAACTACTAGCCACTTCTTTCATAACCGGCCTTTTTTTAATATTCAACTTCAAGCATCTCTTCACAAGCTTCGCAATAACCAAAATCTCATCTTTATCTCCTTCATGAACCACTCTAGTTTCTAGGATTGTAAACAATTGATTCTGCTTCATTGTTGTTAGGAAATGGAATGCTAAATTTGGTTCAGTTCTCACATTCGATATAGCTTTTTGGCCGGTTAACAGCTCCACGAGAAGTACTCCGAAACTGTAAACGTCACTCTTCTCCGTAAACTGACCAGAATAATAGTATTCTGGGTCTAGGTAACCTAGTGTTCCTCGCACTTTTGTTGTTACGTGTGTTTTGTCAACAGGAAAAGATCTAGCTAGTCCAAAATCAGACACCTTAGACTTGAAATTCTCATCTAGGAGTATGTTATCAGGTTTAATATCTCTATGAAAGATCGGTATAGAAGCTTCAGAGTGTAAGTATGCTAATGCTCCTGCAACCTCCGAGGCAATTCTTAACCGATCTTTCCATGATATTGAAGATTCATGACCATCCTCACCATGGAGATGGGATGAGAGCGTCCCGTTAGAGACGAATTCATAAACCAACAATGGGACTTCGGTTTCTAAGCAACAACCTAACAATTTAACTATATGCCTATGGTTTATATCCGAAAGAATGAcaacttcattaatgaactgatcAACCTGGTTTTCGTCCACGAGTTTAGACTTCTTAATAGCTACTATTCTACCATTTGATAGCATACCCTTATAAACTGTGCCGAAGCCTCCTTTACCAATGATACGATTTTGGTTAAAATTATCAGTTGCCTTTTCTAAATCATCTTTTAGAAAGATACTGGACGCATTTTCAACCTTGCCATCGTTTGTGGAGATCTTTTGTTTTAGTAATAATCCACCATTTCTTTTAAAATGCCTTTGCTTTAGTATACTTTGCTTTCTTTTCTCAAGTCGATGGCATGACCAAGATACCAAAGCGATCAAAATTATTGTAAGGATACCAATTCCAACACCTGTGGGGATCAAGAAAGTAATTTTAGGATGTTAAAAATGCACATAAAACCTTGCAACTTCCATTTAGCACATAAGGACAACAATTATGCAGTCATACCTAATGATGCCACCAAAGTTAAAGGAATTTTCGGCTTGTGATGAGGTATGCAGTAGCCTAGATTTTTACTGTCAACGAGGTAACCATGAGGACAAGCGCAAAAATAACCTCCATATGTATTAAGGCAAGTGGTTCCTTTTCTGCATATCGTACTTTCCTTGCATTCATCGATATCTGTTTAGCCATATTCATCGCATTAGAACTCtaggaaaatataaaataaaatcaaaagataTTCATCATCGCAGGATTATGATTCACTTTAGGTCTTAAACCAAAAAGAAAGCCAAACAAATATCTATAATTCAAGGAAATTAGTCAAACAACTTAAAGCAAGTGTTAGTATGTACCTTGACACCCAAGATAAGGATTTCCTGTATAACCTTTTCTACAAGTGCAACGATAACCAGGACCATTGAAAGACTCGCTACAATAACTATTCCCCCCGCATGCATATGAAGTAAGATTTTTTTCTGCTTCAGTGCATGTTACATTCCCAATTACCCAATCCAACATCATAGGTACGGTTGTTCCATTTGTATTAAGCTTGCCATGAACATCCCCGGTAAACTCTTTATCAACAACAATAGCCTGACTGCAAGGATTGGCGGTCCAAGTCCTGTTGACTGTATTTATACTCCCAACTTGAATCAGAAAAGACTTGAGTCCTGTAGGGATGTCTGTTTGGCAACAACCGTTACCACCTGAACATGACGTCAAATTGAAAACCACGGAAGCAGCAGAAGTACAAAATGATGAACACCCGCTGCTTACATAATTTTTCGTGTTCTTTCGAGGAATGTAGGCAACGATATCACAACCAACCGCCAATAATTTACTGCGCTTACTTGAGAAAGTGAAGGGTGAATGCTCTGCTAAGTATGGTCTGGGTGGAACAAGCCATTCACTTTTCCCAGTTTTTTTATTGTAACAATTTGGTAGAGACCATCCCATGAATCGAATATACTCCATTGTGAGTTCTGCAATTTGGGCTGCAGCTGGACTTAGTTGTATGAAGGGAATTTGGCCGGGGCCACATGTGATCTTAAAGGCTTCATCGTGGTAACAATTTGGACTACCCATTCCAAAAGGGTATGGAATGCTTACACTCCCACATTTCTCTTTGCAACCCTGTCTAGCAATACTGCCGTTACTGGTAGTGTGCGTACTACTCCTGGATGCTGTGACTGCTGAAGCTGATGTTGACGATAATAATAATATGATCATCACTAAATATATGAACAGTTTAAGATATTGAAGGATAAGAAGAGAAGAAAGCATTCTAGCCATTGTGGTTCACTTTCTCAGATGAAAAAGAAAATGCAAGAGAAGAAAGCTAGGTATTATGGCTGGTTATCAGTGTCAGGCCATCGTGTATTTATCATGTGAGGCAACAGTATTGTGGTTCACATCATATAGTTGGGAGTGGATGGCAATAAATGAGTGGCATAAATTCAAAAGAACCATTTTGTTGCGCTTCATAGAGCAAAATATATTTACTTGGCTATCCTAAGTCCTAACTAATTTGGTAAAATCTACGTACATTGAATGCTCTTCAAATAGAGTGATCAACATCAACAGCAGGGTACTGTTACAGTTTGACCTTCTTAATTTGGCTATTCCAAAGACAAATTATTTTAACGCATTCATTGACTGATATGCATTATTGGGTTTGGCTGGACCAAATTTGGTAATGATCTTGAATATTATTTTCCAAAGTCGCACTCCATGGCATAGTAACTTTCTAGATCTGCCGTACTGGTTTAGGTGTGGAAGCCGGAAGGAGCAGAcattattcttcttctccatgcttttttttttctttcttcctgtCACCTGTAAACTGTGCTGTAGGGTTTGCTTTTAGATTGTGGATATCTAGACTAGAGATGTATAACTCTGGCAGTAATATAGATGGAAATGAATGATAATAAATGGGTTGCAGGTGCATAATTCAGAAAAGCCACCTAACTGATCATGAAGAGGCGGCCCTCATCAACCAATTCCAAACTCCAAAGTCAAATAATAGTATTACTCTAAGCTTTCGTTTTTCTTTGTATCAAACAAGATAACACATTACTACCATCTATCCAACATGTCACCTGTGAGCCATAATAGAACTTAGAACAGGTCTAACTCTGAAcccaaaaaataaaacttttgtttgTGCATAACCCCATAATAAGATTAAGAACTGTTTTAATGGCTAAGCCGGGGATAGCCAAGGAGTTAGGAAAAAAATAATGTTAGCTTATCCAACCATCCTCCAAAATAAATGGAGGTTTTATGGAAATCAGAATAAATTGCCCTTACTGTTACTTCAAAGTTTAAAGTACCTCTATTTTGTCTTAACTGCTGATACAACATCCCGAACTGCCGACACATAGGTGTAGTGTTTTTCTTTGATCATCGGGTTCAAGTGGGGAGGACTACTGTTGTAAACTTCACAGATATTACTACTCAATTAGTCAATGTTCAATGCTTAATTTGGTGATTAAGCACGAGTCATACTCTTGGGAACTACTCGTCCACAGATAATGTTACGTAAGTAATCATATCCATATGCATTAATTATGTTTCGAGTCTTGGTTT encodes:
- the LOC113348088 gene encoding wall-associated receptor kinase 2-like, coding for MARMLSSLLILQYLKLFIYLVMIILLLSSTSASAVTASRSSTHTTSNGSIARQGCKEKCGSVSIPYPFGMGSPNCYHDEAFKITCGPGQIPFIQLSPAAAQIAELTMEYIRFMGWSLPNCYNKKTGKSEWLVPPRPYLAEHSPFTFSSKRSKLLAVGCDIVAYIPRKNTKNYVSSGCSSFCTSAASVVFNLTSCSGGNGCCQTDIPTGLKSFLIQVGSINTVNRTWTANPCSQAIVVDKEFTGDVHGKLNTNGTTVPMMLDWVIGNVTCTEAEKNLTSYACGGNSYCSESFNGPGYRCTCRKGYTGNPYLGCQDIDECKESTICRKGTTCLNTYGGYFCACPHGYLVDSKNLGYCIPHHKPKIPLTLVASLGVGIGILTIILIALVSWSCHRLEKRKQSILKQRHFKRNGGLLLKQKISTNDGKVENASSIFLKDDLEKATDNFNQNRIIGKGGFGTVYKGMLSNGRIVAIKKSKLVDENQVDQFINEVVILSDINHRHIVKLLGCCLETEVPLLVYEFVSNGTLSSHLHGEDGHESSISWKDRLRIASEVAGALAYLHSEASIPIFHRDIKPDNILLDENFKSKVSDFGLARSFPVDKTHVTTKVRGTLGYLDPEYYYSGQFTEKSDVYSFGVLLVELLTGQKAISNVRTEPNLAFHFLTTMKQNQLFTILETRVVHEGDKDEILVIAKLVKRCLKLNIKKRPVMKEVASSLDGLKIFREPSMIDEQVKLLEEQACHLPISLTSKRFEIQSFKSADSCILSGDTVDFESTKSSGFGSTKSSSRRH